The following coding sequences lie in one Hippoglossus hippoglossus isolate fHipHip1 chromosome 14, fHipHip1.pri, whole genome shotgun sequence genomic window:
- the wscd1b gene encoding WSC domain-containing protein 1 has product MVAPLYKLHCLLKRAQMLLLCLGIAYLMAGSILLLQRSSIRVAQPNLAILPPMLSLAAPPTALRTAGLAVRARSRWAAVQSVSGGGAKAGRHWPASRSLGVQHLHRRWFHSLLPESPEQRVPLHRSSRHKGTYIGCFLHNASDRALGGTMLYDLRKMTSSLCQDTCSESGYQFAGLEYGAECHCGNRITSLRAPEEDCSLVCRGERGSPCGGVGRLSIYKVEEQLPGHRKFRNVHFRGCFKLKNSTVATFPVYSLQPNLTTQSCIETCTDKELPLAVFKKPHCFCTWTSPLFSLNTALNTTSNSTPTASTEHDHYQVYHTPVLDSRCKERMFLPQRSSSLVALSSFPGAGNTWVRHLIELVTGYYTGSFYFDGTLYNRGFKGEKDYWKSGRSICVKTHESGQKEIEMFDSTILLIRNPYRSLMAEFNRKCAGHLGHATDTQWKSKEWPEFVSSYAPWWASHALSWLKFGHRLLVVHYEELQRDLLPQLRLITSFLNVTMTEERLLCAQSNQDGHFKRSGAQKSSFDPFNPDMKQMIDSFIHTVDEALQSRNFSRLPQEYLPR; this is encoded by the exons ATGGTGGCACCTCTCTACAAGCTGCACTGCCTGTTGAAGCGGGctcagatgctgctgctctgcctcgGCATCGCCTATCTGATGGCCGGCAGCATCCTGCTCCTGCAGCGCTCCAGCATCAGAGTCGCCCAGCCAAACCTTGCCATCCTGCCGCCCATGCTGTCCCTAGCAGCGCCTCCCACCGCCCTCAGGACAGCGGGCCTGGCCGTGAGGGCCCGCTCCAGATGGGCCGCCGTTCAGTCTGTCTCTGGAGGGGGAGCCAAGGCAGGGCGACACTGGCCCGCTTCCCGCAGCCTTGGGGTCCAACACTTGCATCGCCGCTGGTTTCACAGTCTGCTGCCAGAGAGTCCAGAGCAGAGAGTCCCTCTGCACAGGAGCAGCAGGCACAAGG GGACCTACATCGGTTGCTTTCTGCACAATGCCAGTGATCGAGCCCTGGGAGGGACCATGCTTTATGACCTGCGCAAAATGACCAGTTCTCTGTGTCAGGACACCTGCTCGGAAAG tgGGTACCAGTTTGCAGGTCTGGAGTACGGAGCTGAATGCCACTGCGGGAACCGGATCACTAGCCTACGGGCTCCTGAGGAGGACTGTAGTCTGGTCTGTCGGGGTGAGCGAGGTTCTCCCTGTGGCGGTGTCGGCCGACTCTCCATTTACaaggtggaggagcagctgccGGGTCACAGAAAAT tcaGAAATGTTCACTTCCGCGGCTGCTTCAAGTTGAAGAACAGCACAGTCGCCACCTTCCCCGTCTACTCCCTTCAGCCCAACCTGACAACACAGTCCTGCATAGAGACCTGCACTGATAAG GAGCTGCCGCTGGCTGTGTTCAAGAAACCGCACTGTTTCTGTACTTGGACGTCTCCTCTGTTCAGTCTCAACACCGCTCTGAACACCACCAGCAACTCCACACCCACAGCATCCACCGAGCACGACCACTACCAGGTGTATCACACGCCTGTGCTTG ACTCCAGGTGCAAAGAGAGGATGTTTCTGCCTCAGAGATCCAGCTCCCTCGTGGCTCTTTCCAGTTTTCCTGGTGCAGGCAACACCTGGGTACGGCACCTCATCGAGCTTGTGACCGGCTACTACACTGGCAGCTTCTATTTCGACGGCACGCTATacaacagag GTTTCAAAGGAGAGAAAGATTACTGGAAGAGTGGCCGCAGCATCTGCGTGAAGACCCATGAGAGTGGTCAGAAAGAGATTGAAATGTTCGACTCGACCATCCTGCTGATTCGAAACCCTTACCGCTCCCTCATGGCTGAATTCAACCGCAAGTGCGCCGGACATTTAGGACATGCTACAGATACACAGTGGAAAAGTAAAG AATGGCCAGAATTTGTCTCCAGCTATGCCCCCTGGTGGGCATCCCATGCACTGAGCTGGCTGAAGTTTGGACACCGCCTGCTGGTGGTGCATTacgaggagctgcagagagatCTTCTCCCTCAGCTCCGTCTCATCACAAGCTTTCTAAATGTCACTATGACTGAGGAGAGGCTGCTTTGTGCCCAGAGCAACCAGGACGGCCATTTTAAGCGTTCGGGGGCACAGAAGTCCTCCTTTGACCCGTTCAACCCCGACATGAAACAGATGATTGACTCCTTCATCCACACTGTTGACGAGGCACTGCAGAGCAGGAACTTTAGCAGACTTCCACAGGAATACCTCCCTAGATGA